The Microbacterium horticulturae genome has a window encoding:
- a CDS encoding methyltransferase, producing the protein MNEQTAGNETRHAVWVAYGTGGVVGSIREGDDGWTVTMAGADRAGGTYPSMEVAKAALHSAMTPGSEWPRFEQH; encoded by the coding sequence ATGAACGAGCAGACAGCGGGGAACGAAACGCGGCACGCGGTGTGGGTGGCCTACGGAACGGGTGGCGTCGTCGGCAGCATCCGCGAAGGTGACGACGGGTGGACCGTCACCATGGCGGGAGCGGACCGGGCGGGGGGAACGTACCCTTCCATGGAAGTGGCGAAGGCGGCACTGCACTCGGCGATGACACCCGGCAGCGAGTGGCCGCGATTCGAGCAGCACTGA
- the ssb gene encoding single-stranded DNA-binding protein, protein MNDTITIMGNLAADPEKRMIGGGMTVTSFRVASTQRHFDRKEGKWVDKDTNWYDVSVFRDLGDHAYESLRKGERVIVNGRLKIRPWQTEKAKGTSVEIEAEAVGHDLLWGTTKYTRVRRGDEWNVPGMDAATADGADGAAGTDPSGAAGDGVVQEWTTAPLGQGEGAPGAGTAQEAGAPVLEGAPF, encoded by the coding sequence ATGAACGACACGATCACGATCATGGGGAACCTGGCCGCCGACCCGGAGAAGCGGATGATCGGCGGCGGGATGACGGTCACGAGCTTCCGTGTGGCCAGCACCCAGCGGCACTTCGATCGGAAGGAGGGCAAGTGGGTCGACAAAGACACCAACTGGTACGACGTGTCGGTCTTCCGCGACCTCGGCGATCACGCCTATGAGTCGCTCCGCAAAGGGGAGCGGGTCATCGTGAACGGTCGGCTGAAGATCCGACCGTGGCAGACCGAGAAGGCCAAGGGCACGAGCGTGGAGATCGAGGCCGAAGCGGTCGGCCATGACCTGCTGTGGGGCACGACGAAGTACACACGGGTGCGCCGGGGCGACGAATGGAACGTGCCGGGGATGGATGCCGCGACCGCCGACGGTGCGGATGGTGCCGCCGGGACCGACCCGAGCGGCGCTGCGGGCGACGGCGTGGTGCAGGAATGGACGACTGCCCCATTGGGGCAGGGTGAGGGCGCGCCCGGGGCCGGGACCGCCCAGGAAGCGGGCGCACCCGTGCTCGAGGGGGCGCCGTTCTGA
- the ettA gene encoding energy-dependent translational throttle protein EttA, whose translation MAEYIYQMVRARKAVGEKVILDDVTMAFLPGAKIGMVGPNGAGKSTILKIMAGLDHPSNGEAMLSPGYSVGILMQEPELDESKTVLENVQEGVAIKAKLDRFNEISGLMSDPDADFDALLAEMGTLQEEIDAADAWDLDSQLEQAMDALRTPPGDALVATLSGGERRRVALAQLLLQKPDLLLLDEPTNHLDAESVQWLEQHLQKYAGAVIVITHDRYFLDNVVEWIAEVDRGRLIGYEGNYSTYLEKKAERLQVQGKKDAKLAKRLADELDWVRSNTKGRQAKSKARLARYEEMAAEAERTRKLDFEEIQIPPGPRLGSVVIEAKKLQKGFDGRSLIDGLSFTLPPNGIVGVIGPNGVGKTTLFKTVVGLEELDGGQLKIGETVKISYVDQSRAGIDPEKTLWEVVSDGLDIITVGKTEIPSRAYVSKFGFKGPDQQKKAGVLSGGERNRLNLALTLKQGGNLLLLDEPTNDLDVETLQSLENALLEFPGCAVVITHDRWFLDRIATHILAYEGTDEKPDQWYWFEGNFEAYEKNKIERLGPDAATPHRSTYRKLTRD comes from the coding sequence ATGGCTGAATATATCTATCAGATGGTCCGTGCCCGCAAGGCGGTCGGTGAGAAGGTCATCCTCGATGACGTCACCATGGCCTTCCTTCCCGGCGCGAAGATCGGCATGGTCGGTCCGAACGGCGCGGGCAAGTCGACGATCCTGAAGATCATGGCCGGTCTCGACCACCCCTCCAACGGAGAGGCGATGCTGTCTCCGGGGTATTCGGTCGGCATCCTCATGCAGGAGCCCGAGCTCGACGAATCCAAGACCGTGCTGGAGAACGTGCAGGAGGGTGTGGCCATCAAGGCCAAGCTCGACCGCTTCAACGAGATCTCCGGTCTCATGAGCGACCCCGACGCCGACTTCGACGCGCTGCTGGCCGAGATGGGCACACTGCAGGAGGAGATCGACGCCGCCGACGCGTGGGACCTCGACTCGCAGCTGGAGCAGGCGATGGACGCGCTGCGCACCCCGCCCGGTGACGCGCTGGTCGCCACCCTGTCGGGAGGTGAGCGCCGACGCGTGGCGCTGGCGCAGCTGCTGCTGCAGAAGCCCGACCTGCTGCTGCTCGACGAGCCCACCAACCACCTCGACGCGGAGAGCGTGCAGTGGCTCGAGCAGCATCTGCAGAAGTACGCGGGCGCCGTCATCGTGATCACGCACGACCGGTACTTCCTCGACAACGTCGTGGAGTGGATCGCCGAGGTCGACCGCGGTCGGCTCATCGGCTACGAGGGCAACTACTCGACCTATCTGGAGAAGAAGGCAGAGCGTCTCCAGGTTCAGGGCAAGAAGGACGCGAAGCTCGCCAAGCGGCTCGCGGACGAGCTCGACTGGGTCCGCTCGAACACCAAGGGTCGCCAGGCGAAGTCGAAGGCGCGCCTGGCGCGCTACGAGGAGATGGCGGCGGAGGCCGAGCGCACCCGCAAGCTCGACTTCGAAGAGATCCAGATCCCGCCGGGGCCGCGCCTGGGCAGTGTCGTTATCGAAGCGAAGAAGCTGCAGAAGGGCTTCGACGGCCGCTCGCTCATCGACGGGCTCAGCTTCACGCTGCCGCCGAACGGCATCGTCGGCGTCATCGGCCCCAACGGCGTCGGGAAGACCACGCTGTTTAAGACGGTCGTCGGACTCGAAGAACTCGACGGGGGGCAGCTGAAGATCGGCGAGACCGTCAAGATCAGCTACGTGGACCAGTCGCGCGCGGGCATCGACCCGGAGAAGACGCTGTGGGAGGTTGTCTCCGACGGGCTCGACATCATCACGGTCGGCAAGACCGAGATCCCCTCGCGCGCCTACGTGTCGAAGTTCGGATTCAAGGGGCCCGACCAGCAGAAGAAGGCGGGGGTGCTCTCCGGCGGTGAGCGCAACCGACTGAACCTCGCCCTCACGCTCAAGCAGGGTGGCAACCTGCTGCTGCTCGACGAGCCGACCAACGACCTCGACGTCGAGACGCTGCAGTCGCTGGAGAACGCGCTGCTCGAGTTCCCCGGATGCGCGGTGGTCATCACGCACGACCGGTGGTTCCTCGACCGCATCGCCACGCACATCCTCGCTTACGAAGGCACCGACGAGAAGCCCGACCAGTGGTACTGGTTCGAGGGCAACTTCGAGGCGTACGAGAAGAACAAGATCGAGCGCCTCGGTCCTGACGCGGCCACGCCGCACCGCTCCACGTATCGGAAGCTCACACGCGATTGA
- a CDS encoding DUF1772 domain-containing protein has protein sequence MSAPIWFTILVWVTAALTMVNAGIYLAFSTFVLPALRTLPAGDAVRAMQRINEKAPRSAFMVPFIGSALGAAAVIVAAFVIRAEGFWWLIGGAVAALVAFFLTAAVNVPLNNTLAAATDANAKAGWARFDRPWAASNHLRAAISIVSSALLSIGAVSV, from the coding sequence ATGAGCGCGCCGATCTGGTTCACGATCCTGGTCTGGGTCACCGCGGCCTTGACGATGGTCAACGCGGGCATCTACCTCGCGTTCTCGACGTTCGTCCTGCCCGCGCTGCGCACACTGCCGGCGGGCGATGCCGTCCGCGCGATGCAGCGCATCAACGAGAAGGCACCGCGCAGCGCGTTCATGGTGCCGTTCATCGGTTCCGCGCTGGGCGCGGCGGCCGTGATCGTCGCAGCGTTCGTCATTCGCGCCGAAGGGTTCTGGTGGCTCATCGGTGGAGCAGTCGCCGCGCTCGTCGCGTTCTTCCTCACGGCGGCTGTCAACGTTCCGCTGAACAACACGCTCGCCGCGGCCACCGATGCGAACGCGAAGGCTGGGTGGGCACGGTTCGATCGCCCGTGGGCCGCGTCGAACCATCTGCGCGCTGCCATTTCGATCGTCAGCTCCGCATTGCTGTCGATCGGTGCCGTGTCGGTGTGA
- the gatA gene encoding Asp-tRNA(Asn)/Glu-tRNA(Gln) amidotransferase subunit GatA: MSDIIRLTAAELADKLAAGEISSVEATQAHLDRIAAIDGDVHAFLHVNEKALDAAADVDRRRAAGEQLGPIAGVPLAIKDVLVTTDMPSTSGSKILEGYMSPFDATVVARSRAADLIPLGKTNMDEFAMGSSTEHSAYGATHNPWDLERIPGGSGGGSAAAVAAFEAPLALGSDTGGSIRQPAHVTGTVGMKPTYGGVSRYGAIALASSLDQVGPVTRTVLDAGLLHDAIGGHDPHDSTSLTDAWPSFAAAAREGARGDVLKGLKVGIVTELPDSGFQAGVAASFRASIELLQAHGAEIVEISAPHFEYGVAAYYLILPAEASSNLAKFDSVRFGMRADVPAGTVEDVMAATRDAGFGDEVKRRVILGTYALSAGYYDAYYGSAQKVRTLIQQDFTAAFGQVDVIATPSAPTTAFKLGEKIGDPLQMYLNDLTTIPANLAGVPGISIPSGLASDDGLPVGIQFLAPAREDARLYRVGAALEAALVDSWGGPLLDRAPVLGGAR; encoded by the coding sequence GTGAGCGACATCATCCGTCTGACCGCGGCCGAACTGGCCGACAAGCTGGCCGCCGGCGAGATCTCGTCGGTCGAGGCCACGCAAGCCCACCTGGACCGCATCGCCGCCATTGACGGCGACGTGCACGCGTTCCTGCACGTGAACGAGAAGGCGTTGGATGCCGCGGCCGACGTCGACCGCCGGCGCGCGGCCGGCGAGCAGCTCGGCCCCATCGCCGGCGTTCCGCTGGCCATCAAGGACGTGCTCGTCACCACCGACATGCCGTCCACGAGCGGATCGAAGATCCTCGAGGGCTACATGTCGCCGTTCGACGCGACGGTCGTCGCGCGCTCGCGCGCGGCGGACCTCATTCCGCTCGGCAAAACGAACATGGATGAGTTCGCGATGGGCTCGTCGACCGAGCACTCGGCGTACGGCGCCACCCACAACCCGTGGGACCTCGAGCGCATCCCCGGCGGCTCGGGCGGTGGCTCGGCCGCCGCGGTGGCAGCCTTCGAGGCGCCGCTGGCGCTCGGCTCCGACACCGGCGGGTCGATCCGCCAGCCTGCGCACGTCACCGGCACCGTCGGCATGAAGCCGACCTACGGTGGTGTGAGCCGCTACGGCGCCATCGCCCTGGCCTCATCGCTCGACCAGGTCGGACCCGTGACCCGCACCGTGCTCGACGCCGGCCTGCTGCACGACGCCATCGGCGGGCACGACCCGCACGACTCGACCTCACTGACCGACGCGTGGCCGTCGTTCGCCGCCGCCGCCCGCGAGGGCGCCCGCGGCGACGTGCTCAAGGGTCTCAAGGTCGGCATCGTGACGGAGCTGCCCGACAGCGGCTTCCAGGCCGGGGTCGCCGCGTCGTTCCGCGCCTCGATCGAGCTTCTGCAGGCGCACGGCGCCGAGATCGTCGAGATCAGCGCACCGCACTTCGAGTACGGTGTCGCCGCCTACTACCTCATCCTGCCGGCTGAGGCATCCAGCAACCTCGCGAAGTTCGACTCCGTGCGGTTCGGGATGCGCGCCGACGTTCCCGCAGGCACCGTCGAAGACGTCATGGCAGCGACCCGCGACGCCGGGTTCGGCGACGAGGTCAAGCGCCGTGTGATCCTCGGCACGTACGCGCTGTCGGCGGGGTACTACGACGCCTACTACGGCTCGGCGCAGAAGGTGCGCACGCTGATCCAGCAGGACTTCACCGCCGCCTTCGGTCAGGTCGACGTGATAGCGACGCCGTCTGCGCCGACCACGGCGTTCAAACTCGGTGAGAAGATCGGCGACCCGCTGCAGATGTACCTGAACGACCTGACGACCATCCCGGCGAACCTCGCGGGTGTTCCGGGCATCTCGATCCCGTCGGGCCTGGCTTCCGATGACGGGCTGCCCGTCGGCATCCAATTCCTCGCACCGGCGCGTGAAGACGCCCGGTTGTACCGTGTGGGCGCCGCACTCGAGGCCGCGCTCGTCGACTCATGGGGCGGCCCGCTGCTGGATCGTGCCCCCGTTCTGGGAGGGGCACGCTGA
- a CDS encoding acyl-CoA thioesterase: protein MPVPLRWGDLDAYNHVNNTSMLKILEEARVRAFWRPGAGEDAPPTAVLDSAVPSDVLTLIARQEIEYLAPVPYQRHPLDVQMWFGKLAGSSIEVCYEVCAPRETTPAGAQQQIYARATTIVVKVDAATGRPLRLTAEERAAWTPFAGPSIRYAHRR, encoded by the coding sequence ATGCCCGTTCCGCTGCGGTGGGGCGACCTCGACGCGTACAACCACGTCAACAACACGTCGATGCTGAAGATCCTCGAGGAGGCGCGTGTGCGCGCCTTCTGGCGGCCCGGCGCGGGGGAGGACGCCCCGCCCACCGCCGTGCTCGATTCCGCCGTGCCGAGCGATGTGCTCACGCTCATCGCGCGGCAGGAGATCGAGTATCTGGCACCGGTGCCGTACCAGCGGCATCCCCTCGACGTCCAGATGTGGTTCGGAAAGCTCGCCGGCAGCAGCATCGAGGTCTGCTATGAGGTGTGCGCGCCGCGTGAGACGACCCCGGCCGGCGCGCAGCAGCAGATCTACGCCCGGGCCACCACGATCGTCGTGAAGGTGGATGCCGCGACCGGGCGCCCGCTGCGGCTGACGGCCGAGGAGCGCGCCGCGTGGACGCCGTTCGCGGGCCCGTCCATCAGGTACGCGCACCGGCGCTGA
- the clpS gene encoding ATP-dependent Clp protease adapter ClpS — MGMNLMAAPDTREDVDLNQSVVPDRPWQTVVWNDPVNLMSYVVRVLEQYFGYPREVATRLMLSVHHDGHAVVAEGPREQMELHAQAMHDYGLWATIRKAPQ, encoded by the coding sequence ATGGGCATGAACCTGATGGCGGCCCCCGACACCCGCGAAGATGTCGATCTGAATCAGTCGGTCGTTCCCGACCGGCCCTGGCAGACGGTGGTCTGGAACGACCCGGTCAATCTCATGAGCTACGTCGTGCGCGTTCTCGAGCAGTACTTCGGCTACCCGCGCGAGGTCGCCACGCGGCTCATGCTCTCCGTGCATCACGACGGCCACGCCGTCGTCGCCGAGGGACCGCGCGAGCAGATGGAACTGCACGCACAGGCCATGCACGACTACGGCCTCTGGGCCACCATCCGGAAGGCCCCGCAATGA
- the gatB gene encoding Asp-tRNA(Asn)/Glu-tRNA(Gln) amidotransferase subunit GatB has protein sequence MAAKIMDFDKALELFEPVLGFEVHVELNTKTKMFSDAPNSFGREPNTDLAPVDLGLPGSMPVVNEQAVRYSISLGLALGCSIAESCRFARKNYFYPDLGKNYQISQYDEPIAYEGQVEVELEDGTLVQVPIERAHMEEDAGKLTHVGGAAGRIQGAEYSLVDYNRAGVPLVEIVTKPIFGAEHNAPQLGAAYVRTIRDIVRSLDISDARMERGNIRCDANVSLRPRGQEKLGTRTETKNVNSMRSVERAVRYEIQRQAAILADGGTITQETRHWHEDTGVTSPGRPKSDADDYRYFPEPDLLPVVPSRELVEQLRAALPEPPAARRRRLKTEWGFTDLEFQDVANGGVLVEVEQTIAAGTTPAAARKWWTGEIARLANEAGRETSDLVEPASVAELQTLVDAGTLTDKLARQVLEGMVAGEGSPQEIVDARGLAVVSDDGALIAAIDEALKAQPDVLAKIKDGKVQAAGAIIGAVMKAMRGQADAARVRELILERAAQ, from the coding sequence ATGGCTGCGAAGATCATGGACTTCGACAAGGCTCTTGAGCTGTTCGAGCCCGTGCTCGGCTTCGAGGTGCACGTCGAGCTGAACACCAAGACCAAGATGTTCTCCGATGCGCCCAACTCGTTCGGGCGCGAGCCGAACACCGATCTCGCGCCGGTCGACCTCGGCCTTCCGGGATCGATGCCCGTCGTCAACGAGCAGGCGGTGCGGTACTCGATCAGCCTGGGCCTGGCCCTGGGCTGCTCGATCGCCGAGTCGTGCCGTTTCGCGCGCAAGAACTACTTCTACCCGGACCTGGGCAAGAACTACCAGATCTCGCAGTACGACGAGCCCATCGCATACGAGGGTCAGGTCGAGGTCGAGCTCGAAGACGGCACGCTGGTACAGGTGCCGATCGAGCGGGCGCACATGGAAGAGGATGCCGGAAAGCTGACCCACGTCGGGGGAGCAGCCGGTCGCATCCAGGGCGCCGAGTACTCGCTCGTCGACTACAACCGCGCGGGCGTGCCGCTGGTCGAGATCGTCACCAAGCCGATCTTCGGCGCCGAGCACAATGCTCCCCAGCTGGGCGCCGCCTACGTGCGCACGATCCGTGACATCGTCCGGTCGCTGGACATCTCCGACGCGCGTATGGAGCGGGGAAACATCCGCTGCGACGCCAACGTCTCGCTGCGCCCGCGTGGCCAGGAGAAGCTGGGCACCCGCACCGAGACCAAGAACGTCAACTCGATGCGCTCGGTCGAGCGCGCGGTCCGGTACGAGATCCAGCGACAGGCGGCGATCCTCGCCGACGGCGGCACGATCACGCAGGAGACACGGCACTGGCATGAAGACACCGGCGTGACCTCGCCGGGCCGCCCGAAGTCGGACGCCGACGACTACCGGTACTTCCCGGAGCCCGACCTGCTGCCCGTCGTGCCCTCGCGAGAGCTGGTCGAGCAGCTGCGCGCCGCTCTGCCCGAGCCGCCCGCGGCGCGTCGCCGTCGGCTGAAGACGGAGTGGGGCTTCACGGACCTCGAGTTCCAAGACGTCGCCAACGGCGGCGTGCTCGTCGAGGTCGAGCAGACCATCGCCGCCGGGACGACGCCCGCCGCCGCGCGCAAGTGGTGGACCGGCGAGATCGCCCGCCTGGCCAATGAGGCCGGGCGTGAGACCAGCGACCTGGTCGAGCCCGCCTCCGTGGCCGAGCTGCAGACGCTCGTCGACGCCGGCACCCTCACCGACAAGCTCGCCCGGCAGGTGCTGGAGGGCATGGTCGCCGGCGAGGGCAGCCCGCAGGAGATCGTGGATGCCCGGGGCCTGGCCGTCGTCTCCGACGACGGAGCGCTCATCGCCGCGATCGATGAGGCGCTGAAGGCCCAGCCCGATGTGCTCGCCAAGATCAAGGACGGCAAGGTGCAGGCCGCCGGCGCCATCATCGGCGCGGTCATGAAGGCCATGCGCGGGCAGGCCGACGCGGCCCGCGTGCGCGAACTCATTCTGGAGCGCGCCGCGCAGTAG
- a CDS encoding DUF2017 family protein, with translation MTVVQITRIEAANLAELLRQFRELMDAADNADPAVQRLTPDAYPDDTEASRQFRDLTASDLLSRRQEDAQTVLETLGVPFEMPRTDTESLEEVTIALSPEQFEAWLRSLAALRLVLASRLGVSDEDDHDEDDPRFGVYDWLGYRLEMLVQQA, from the coding sequence ATGACCGTTGTGCAGATCACCCGCATCGAGGCAGCGAACCTGGCCGAGCTTCTGCGCCAGTTCCGTGAGTTGATGGATGCTGCGGACAACGCCGATCCAGCGGTGCAGCGACTCACCCCCGACGCGTATCCCGACGACACCGAAGCGTCACGCCAGTTCCGCGATCTGACGGCATCCGATCTCCTGTCGCGTCGCCAGGAGGACGCGCAGACCGTGCTCGAGACGCTGGGCGTCCCCTTCGAGATGCCACGCACAGACACGGAGTCGCTCGAAGAGGTGACCATCGCCCTCTCCCCCGAACAGTTCGAGGCGTGGCTGCGGTCATTGGCCGCACTGAGGCTGGTGCTGGCGTCGCGACTCGGCGTATCAGACGAAGACGACCACGACGAGGACGACCCTCGTTTCGGTGTGTACGACTGGCTCGGGTACCGCCTGGAGATGCTCGTCCAGCAGGCCTAG
- a CDS encoding DUF6993 domain-containing protein, whose protein sequence is MPIPPLASRRSRVALSVFAVAVVSALTGCAAEAEPTPTSTTPVASASATPTSTPTPTTVPVVLVPDGSADDNVPLFRKVVKRVWASDDKVHGRAYVDALVKAGFSKKAMQVTEDLSTVGNAAESLQFSVLWHDDQCLIGQVGPETGTPVVEVMPELGDGRCLLGKTRTIDW, encoded by the coding sequence GTGCCCATCCCTCCTCTGGCCTCTCGCCGGTCGCGAGTGGCGCTGTCCGTCTTCGCCGTCGCTGTCGTCAGCGCGCTGACCGGATGCGCGGCCGAGGCGGAGCCGACACCGACCTCGACGACGCCCGTCGCGAGTGCCTCGGCGACGCCGACGAGCACCCCCACACCCACCACCGTGCCGGTCGTGCTGGTGCCCGACGGGTCCGCCGACGACAACGTGCCGCTGTTCCGCAAGGTGGTGAAGAGGGTCTGGGCCAGCGACGACAAGGTGCACGGACGTGCCTACGTCGATGCGCTCGTCAAGGCCGGATTCTCCAAGAAGGCCATGCAGGTCACCGAAGACCTCTCCACCGTGGGCAACGCTGCCGAGAGTCTTCAATTCTCCGTGCTGTGGCACGACGACCAGTGCCTCATCGGCCAAGTCGGTCCGGAGACCGGCACACCGGTGGTCGAGGTCATGCCCGAACTCGGAGACGGACGGTGCCTGCTCGGCAAGACCCGCACCATCGATTGGTGA
- the orn gene encoding oligoribonuclease yields the protein MAGASENDRLVWIDCEMTGLDLSVDELVEIAVVVTDFELNVLDPGLQVVIRPTPAALDHMGDFVTKMHTTSGLIEEIPQGVSLQEAESLTLAYIKRFVPLAGKAPLAGNTIGTDRMFLAKYMPKVDNWLHYRNVDVSSIKELARRWYPRAYFHAPAKDGGHRALADIRESIRELAYYRDAVFVAQPGPTSDDAKAAAAAAVSSFAPQV from the coding sequence ATGGCAGGAGCATCCGAAAACGACCGGCTCGTATGGATCGACTGCGAGATGACAGGCCTCGACCTCAGTGTCGATGAGCTTGTCGAGATCGCCGTCGTCGTCACGGATTTCGAGCTCAATGTGCTCGACCCGGGCTTGCAGGTCGTGATCCGGCCCACTCCCGCGGCGCTCGATCACATGGGCGATTTCGTCACGAAGATGCACACGACGTCAGGGCTGATCGAAGAGATCCCGCAGGGCGTGAGCCTGCAGGAGGCCGAGAGCCTCACCCTTGCCTACATCAAGCGCTTCGTGCCCCTGGCGGGCAAGGCGCCGCTGGCCGGCAACACGATCGGGACCGATCGCATGTTCCTGGCGAAGTACATGCCGAAGGTCGACAACTGGCTGCACTACCGCAACGTCGATGTCTCCAGCATCAAGGAGCTCGCGCGGCGCTGGTATCCCCGTGCGTACTTCCACGCACCGGCGAAAGACGGGGGTCATCGGGCCCTCGCCGACATCCGCGAGTCCATCCGTGAACTGGCCTACTACCGCGATGCGGTGTTCGTCGCGCAGCCCGGCCCCACCAGCGACGACGCCAAGGCGGCCGCTGCCGCCGCCGTTTCGTCGTTTGCGCCTCAGGTGTGA
- the gatC gene encoding Asp-tRNA(Asn)/Glu-tRNA(Gln) amidotransferase subunit GatC, producing MSEITPDLVRHLGVLARIRLSDEEVERLTGQLDVIVDNIAKVSQVATPDVAATSHPIALQNVFRPDVVGQTLTHEQALQNAPDAADGRFRVTAILGEEQ from the coding sequence GTGTCAGAAATCACCCCCGATCTCGTGCGCCATCTCGGTGTGCTCGCGCGCATCCGACTGAGCGATGAAGAGGTCGAGCGCCTCACCGGCCAGCTCGACGTCATCGTCGACAACATCGCGAAGGTGTCCCAGGTGGCCACGCCCGACGTGGCGGCCACCAGTCATCCCATCGCTCTGCAGAACGTCTTCCGACCCGACGTGGTCGGGCAGACGCTGACGCATGAGCAGGCGCTGCAGAATGCACCGGATGCCGCGGACGGCCGATTCCGCGTGACCGCGATCCTGGGGGAGGAGCAGTGA
- a CDS encoding DNA polymerase IV yields MGRGDGSSRRVSPDGADDTGAGILHVDMDAFYASVEVLDDPSLRGKPVIVGGVEGRGVVSSATYEARRYGVRSAMPVGQALRLCPAAIVVPPHFERYLALSGRVMDLFHEVTPLVEPLSIDEAFLDVRGARRLWGPPGRIARMLRTRVQDETGLTCSVGAAATKHVAKIASTMSKPDGLLIVAEAATESFLEPLSVRALWGVGPKSSEALESRGIRTVHDIRDTPRPVLERILGASMGDRIWHLARGLDAREVETERIEKSIGHEETFRTDIADERVLRAELRRLADRVGARLREAQWEAATVSIKVRFADFSTYTRAQTLSEPTNVGQRIGAAALDLFDRLERPLPLRLIGVRAEKLRAAGAGGLTLWDDDAEWRQVEGALDDATARFGAGVVTRAALLGERRDVRGVTHHPPVRRHD; encoded by the coding sequence ATGGGACGCGGCGACGGATCGAGCAGACGTGTCTCGCCCGACGGTGCCGATGACACCGGCGCCGGCATCCTGCATGTCGACATGGACGCGTTCTACGCATCGGTCGAAGTGCTCGACGACCCCTCGTTGCGGGGCAAGCCCGTCATCGTGGGTGGCGTCGAGGGACGCGGCGTCGTCTCGAGCGCGACGTATGAGGCCCGCCGCTATGGCGTGCGCTCGGCCATGCCTGTGGGGCAGGCGCTGCGCCTATGCCCGGCGGCGATCGTGGTGCCCCCGCACTTCGAGCGGTACCTCGCGCTGTCGGGTCGTGTCATGGACCTGTTCCACGAGGTCACACCGCTGGTCGAGCCGCTGTCGATCGACGAAGCCTTCCTCGACGTGCGCGGCGCGCGCCGGCTGTGGGGCCCGCCGGGTCGGATCGCGCGGATGCTGCGTACCCGGGTCCAGGATGAGACCGGTCTGACCTGCAGCGTGGGCGCAGCGGCCACCAAGCACGTCGCGAAGATCGCGTCGACCATGAGTAAACCCGATGGGCTGCTGATCGTCGCCGAGGCCGCCACCGAGTCGTTCCTCGAACCACTGAGCGTGCGCGCACTGTGGGGCGTGGGGCCGAAGTCGTCGGAGGCGCTGGAGTCCCGCGGCATCCGCACCGTCCACGACATCCGCGATACACCGCGGCCCGTGCTCGAGCGCATCCTCGGGGCGTCGATGGGCGACCGCATCTGGCATCTGGCACGCGGACTCGACGCCCGCGAGGTCGAGACCGAGCGCATCGAGAAGAGCATCGGGCACGAAGAGACGTTCCGCACCGACATCGCCGACGAGCGGGTCCTGCGGGCGGAGTTGCGGCGCCTGGCCGATCGCGTCGGCGCGCGCCTGCGTGAAGCGCAATGGGAGGCCGCCACGGTTTCGATCAAGGTGCGCTTCGCGGACTTCTCCACCTACACACGTGCGCAGACCCTGTCCGAGCCGACGAACGTCGGGCAGCGCATCGGCGCCGCCGCCCTTGATCTGTTCGACCGCCTTGAACGGCCGTTGCCCCTCCGCCTGATCGGGGTGCGTGCCGAGAAGCTGCGCGCTGCAGGCGCCGGGGGACTCACCCTCTGGGACGACGACGCCGAATGGCGGCAGGTCGAAGGGGCGCTGGATGACGCGACCGCCCGCTTCGGGGCGGGAGTGGTCACGCGGGCAGCTCTCCTGGGTGAGCGGCGCGATGTGCGCGGCGTCACGCATCACCCGCCGGTTCGTCGACACGACTGA
- a CDS encoding metallopeptidase family protein, with the protein MLDMDAEAFEALVVDELDHLPDDMVEGLDNVVFVVEDRPEDGSLDLLGLYDGWALTERDRYGVGELPDRIIVYREPHLDVCADEAELRDEVHTTLVHEIAHFYGIDDDRLHELGWA; encoded by the coding sequence ATGCTGGACATGGATGCCGAAGCGTTCGAGGCTCTCGTCGTCGATGAGCTCGACCACCTTCCCGACGACATGGTCGAAGGTCTCGACAACGTGGTCTTCGTCGTCGAGGACCGCCCCGAAGACGGCAGCCTCGATCTGCTGGGCCTGTATGACGGGTGGGCGCTGACCGAGCGCGATCGCTACGGCGTCGGCGAACTGCCCGACCGCATCATCGTCTACCGCGAGCCGCACCTCGATGTCTGCGCCGACGAGGCCGAGTTGCGCGATGAGGTGCACACGACGCTCGTGCACGAGATCGCCCACTTCTACGGCATCGACGATGACCGCCTCCATGAGTTGGGATGGGCATGA